tccaataaaaatatttctataaacACAAACAAAGCTAACTGGAAACTTACGTCATTAATGAGAGCGACGACTTGTTTTTTATTATCCAAGCTCTTGTATGTTCCAATCCTTGGAAGTGCTTCTCCAATGATGTCTTTGATTGTAGTTACAGCAGTATTATTGTTAAGATTGTTTTGTAATTCAATAGCTGTCAAAGAATCATCACACAATTCCAATGGACCCAGAGTCAATCGCATGTTGTGAATTTGTTCCTTTCTTTCCAATGCAAATGGACCGAAGTTAGCCAAAACCTGCCCAAGTTAAAATCAGTAACAATTATACAGCGAAAACTATAGACGATTAATGTTTTGAAACTTTAcactttaattgaaaaataaatatccacTAGCTAAACAAAActaaactacatatttatagcATTATACCATAGAACCACTTTTTGAAGATAGTCATTTAGATGAATTTTACCACGTATCTAACAAATCTTAAAATGtctgataattttatttttatatttgaaattcagGAATGATTTGATTCCAACCAAATAGTACACAATTGAAATTTTCTCTCGACATGTTAATTCTCGTTTCAGAGATCTTTACTTTttcattaatgtatgtattaatttcaAGATACTAATTGTTTTTtacttataaaatacatacttttccTTCGCTGTCTCTCAACGTTGTGACTGGTTTACCTCGTTGATGACGAGGTGTTGGCGGAGATTGACCACACCAAGTCTGTGTTTTCTCAATGCTACGCAAATACAACAGAGTTTTTAAACCAGTACAGTAATCTTCAATTAGTGTAAAGTCTTGATTTTGAATAGCGCTGCCAatctaaaatatcaaatatcatatattatCCATGCAATGTACATAGGAAGGCACTTAAGTGAAACCCATATGCTGTCCTTTTCACCCCATCTCAACCTATTGGTCGAAAGgcagcatgtacattttacctAAGCCTCTTCCTACAGCGGACACAGAATGGTATGTGAGGAATCAATTAATTAACTGATACATTTCGTATATTACCTGCAAAACCGAAGCTCCACATTGTAAAAATTGCAACGCAACTTCCGCCGAATCTATACCTCCAATTCCGAGTATGGGGAAACCCGGAATCTTATTAGCAATAGAAGATATTGCCTTCAATGCCATGGGCCTAGTGGCATTTCCAGAGACGCCGCCATATGTTGTTCGTTTTTCAACTCCTTTGAATAGTTAATGcgtgtttaatattaaaaatattttatataatacaactaTTTGATAGgcaataaatgtatattacCAACACTGGGCCATGCTGTAGCATCAGGACGAACGCCCATCAATCCTTGCACAGTATTTATAGCCGAAACTCCATCAGCTTTGCCtattaatatattgttttaaatttaaaaaaaaacgcaaatctatgtacatattatgagatGTACACATGTGCTATGGATAATATATACCTTCATAAGCTGCCATCGCAATCGAGACTATATCAGTTATATTTGGAGTCAGTTTTATGAAAAACGGTACCTTTATAGCGGCTCTCACCCATTCTGAAATTTGACGCACTAAGATGGGAtcctaaaatattgaaaaatgtaaaattaaatgaataattggtaattattaaaacgtgtgtagtttttatactaacttgaccgCATGCTAAGCCCATACCGGATTCTCCCATACCGTGAGGACAAGACAGATTTAGTTCTAAGGCATCAGCACCAGATTTTTCAGCTCTCTGAGCAAGTTCAATCCAGTCTTCTTGATTATACGAACACATGATGGATGCAATTACTATCTATAAAGTAACATATTGcttttaattaagttttaagtTCAACGACAACTGTCggtaaaatattgaattcaaaatcaTTATTCTGACATAAAATATCTGATAAAAGGTAATGAAAACCTTTCTAacggttttaaattaaaaatatattctatagctattaaattagataattaaaatatattctatagatattaaattagataattaaaatatattctatAGATATTAAATTAGATATGTTGTACAACCATACCAAAATTTAGCAATTTCTACGAAAACAGTTATTTCTCTACATAAATAACTCAGCTCCATTAAATACTTTCCCTACTAACTTCTTAAAGCCAATATAAAACCGCCTCCCagttatgttttaaattaatatttaggaAGTAAAAATATTCGTTGATAGAAATTAAGAAAgtgcatattttcaaaataaaattgaaagttgtcacaaatagaaattaaataaaataagcctTTCATACCTTTGTAGGGAAATCTCTCTTTAACTCTGTGACACTTTGACACCAGTATGCAGCAGTCTTTTCAGAAATAAGTTCAATATTGAGAAAACTGCCTTGTTCAGGTCCGAAATTTTGACCGGAGGTAGTACCGCGAACTATACGAGGAGACACATTAGTAACCATGTCCTGTAATAAAGTGTATGACTATGATAAGAATTTTTCACAAAtacgaatttattatttaaaattatacaagcaatatatgtactttatccAATGCAAACGTTTTAGTGACAGCGAATCCCCATCCTTGTTCAAATGATCGTCTTATCATGGCCGAGGTAGTAGCTGGTGGTGCACTGGCTAAGCCAAATGGATTTTCAAATTTGAGTCCGCACATCTCAACAGATATATCGACATCGTCTATTGGACAGTGAAACTTTGGAAGTTGCGTTGGAATATTATTTGGTTCTTGAGACATATCCTGTtagtgtatattaaaattatattttaacagtatattaatatgtaattgAACAGTTTGAATTATATTAACGAACCTGAAGAAAGCAGTGCATATACCATGCAGCAGTTTTACCATCATTTACAGACTCCACAGTAGTCTCTGCACATCCGGCCAAATCTCCGCCGCAAAATACTGCTGGATTTGAAATACTTTGCATTGTCGTCGGATTGATGGCTGGTAATCCAGAGCGGTTGAAATGGACGGAGAACATTGCTTTCTTTACTGGaaatgattataataattaaaattttaaatttagtctAAGGTCATTCATTGAAGtgtaattttattgtgaaattacCATCTTGGTCGTATAATCCAGAACCAAATGCAGAAATAATGTAatttgctttcaattgtgtgattTGTTCTTCGTCTTCAATCCACTCACCATCGTCGGTTTGTTCCGTTCTATTGAATCTCATTCCTGTAATCTAGGATGGTTAAAATGAAAGTGCGTACAGTTATAAGTTTAATttaagatattatataatatttatttacatatgtatattgtaatgaTATTCAAACTACCTTTCCATCTTTGATGATTACTTCTTTTGGAGCCATAAATGGTATAAATTCACACTTTTCGTCCTTAGCCAAATCTacctggaaaaataattattttttttgtataaaatgtcaAGATCTAATTTCAAAAGCTGTACTTTCATCATTATTCCTTCATTTATCGGCTTATAGTAAATTTAGTATGCATATGTTAACACAGTTCATATTTACTTCTTCAGGTACAGCCCTAATGTTTGAAAATCCTTTTCTAAATATGACAAAGACTTTTTTAGCACCACATCGTAGAGCAGACGTTGCACAATCGAATGCTGTATCTCCAGCACCAAGAACGATCACGTTTCCGTTTAATTTTGGTAACGAACCCCCGACTTTACAAGCGCACATtcctaaataaataatgagacaattccaatttaaattatgtatgtacatagataacaaACATGTAGATAAATTGTACCTTTTTTACTTCCATTTGCAACAATTGGTAAGAAATTCTTACTAGTGTAGAAACCCATTTCAGTCGTCAATCCCTCAAAGATTGGAATAATTTTAGGTTCTGGCAAACCGATTCCAATAAACACTGCcttgtgattttttaataaattctgtaattattttaaaaattaaaatacattgatatgcacccacatacatacatatatcgttttcAAATAGGCAAGATTTTGATAATCTTTACCTCAACAGTTAAATCTTTAGTAGACAAGGATCTTCCAGTTACAAGTTTAACTCCCAAATCTTTAACCAAATTGATTTCGAACTGAACAACATCGATTGGTAAACGATATTGAGGTATCTCTGATGCGCTACAattgaaaatcataataattatattacattacaagAATATTTATTAAACCGAAATTTAGTCAT
The nucleotide sequence above comes from Arctopsyche grandis isolate Sample6627 chromosome 4, ASM5162203v2, whole genome shotgun sequence. Encoded proteins:
- the su(r) gene encoding dihydropyrimidine dehydrogenase su(r) isoform X2; protein product: MAKLLLSKELPDIENLLQLNPRVTKYSNLVPSVETKKNKQHWKRNADRKCTACPTLENDFSDIKHTTLSERGALKEAGRCLKCADAPCQKSCPTQLDVKSFITSIANKNYYGAAKAILSDNPLGLTCGMVCPTSDLCVGGCNLQASEEGGINIGGLQHFAVEIFKKMGIKQTLDPNRAPLLKGGKQPIALLGAGPASLSCACFLARLGYEDVTIYERENYFGGLSASEIPQYRLPIDVVQFEINLVKDLGVKLVTGRSLSTKDLTVENLLKNHKAVFIGIGLPEPKIIPIFEGLTTEMGFYTSKNFLPIVANGSKKGMCACKVGGSLPKLNGNVIVLGAGDTAFDCATSALRCGAKKVFVIFRKGFSNIRAVPEEVDLAKDEKCEFIPFMAPKEVIIKDGKITGMRFNRTEQTDDGEWIEDEEQITQLKANYIISAFGSGLYDQDVKKAMFSVHFNRSGLPAINPTTMQSISNPAVFCGGDLAGCAETTVESVNDGKTAAWYMHCFLQDMSQEPNNIPTQLPKFHCPIDDVDISVEMCGLKFENPFGLASAPPATTSAMIRRSFEQGWGFAVTKTFALDKDMVTNVSPRIVRGTTSGQNFGPEQGSFLNIELISEKTAAYWCQSVTELKRDFPTKIVIASIMCSYNQEDWIELAQRAEKSGADALELNLSCPHGMGESGMGLACGQDPILVRQISEWVRAAIKVPFFIKLTPNITDIVSIAMAAYEADGVSAINTVQGLMGVRPDATAWPSVGVEKRTTYGGVSGNATRPMALKAISSIANKIPGFPILGIGGIDSAEVALQFLQCGASVLQIGSAIQNQDFTLIEDYCTGLKTLLYLRSIEKTQTWCGQSPPTPRHQRGKPVTTLRDSEGKVLANFGPFALERKEQIHNMRLTLGPLELCDDSLTAIELQNNLNNNTAVTTIKDIIGEALPRIGTYKSLDNKKQVVALINDDMCINCGKCYMACADSGYQAISFDPKTHIPHVTDDCTGCTLCLSVCPIIDCISMVPKMIPHVIKRGLLENETSVHMVHPLEGVCQ
- the su(r) gene encoding dihydropyrimidine dehydrogenase su(r) isoform X1, whose product is MAKLLLSKELPDIENLLQLNPRVTKYSNLVPSVETKKNKQHWKRNADRKCTACPTLENDFSDIKHTTLSERGALKEAGRCLKCADAPCQKSCPTQLDVKSFITSIANKNYYGAAKAILSDNPLGLTCGMVCPTSDLCVGGCNLQASEEGGINIGGLQHFAVEIFKKMGIKQTLDPNRAPLLKGGKQPIALLGAGPASLSCACFLARLGYEDVTIYERENYFGGLSASEIPQYRLPIDVVQFEINLVKDLGVKLVTGRSLSTKDLTVENLLKNHKAVFIGIGLPEPKIIPIFEGLTTEMGFYTSKNFLPIVANGSKKGMCACKVGGSLPKLNGNVIVLGAGDTAFDCATSALRCGAKKVFVIFRKGFSNIRAVPEEVDLAKDEKCEFIPFMAPKEVIIKDGKITGMRFNRTEQTDDGEWIEDEEQITQLKANYIISAFGSGLYDQDVKKAMFSVHFNRSGLPAINPTTMQSISNPAVFCGGDLAGCAETTVESVNDGKTAAWYMHCFLQDMSQEPNNIPTQLPKFHCPIDDVDISVEMCGLKFENPFGLASAPPATTSAMIRRSFEQGWGFAVTKTFALDKDMVTNVSPRIVRGTTSGQNFGPEQGSFLNIELISEKTAAYWCQSVTELKRDFPTKIVIASIMCSYNQEDWIELAQRAEKSGADALELNLSCPHGMGESGMGLACGQDPILVRQISEWVRAAIKVPFFIKLTPNITDIVSIAMAAYEGKADGVSAINTVQGLMGVRPDATAWPSVGVEKRTTYGGVSGNATRPMALKAISSIANKIPGFPILGIGGIDSAEVALQFLQCGASVLQIGSAIQNQDFTLIEDYCTGLKTLLYLRSIEKTQTWCGQSPPTPRHQRGKPVTTLRDSEGKVLANFGPFALERKEQIHNMRLTLGPLELCDDSLTAIELQNNLNNNTAVTTIKDIIGEALPRIGTYKSLDNKKQVVALINDDMCINCGKCYMACADSGYQAISFDPKTHIPHVTDDCTGCTLCLSVCPIIDCISMVPKMIPHVIKRGLLENETSVHMVHPLEGLLF
- the su(r) gene encoding dihydropyrimidine dehydrogenase su(r) isoform X3, with the protein product MAKLLLSKELPDIENLLQLNPRVTKYSNLVPSVETKKNKQHWKRNADRKCTACPTLENDFSDIKHTTLSERGALKEAGRCLKCADAPCQKSCPTQLDVKSFITSIANKNYYGAAKAILSDNPLGLTCGMVCPTSDLCVGGCNLQASEEGGINIGGLQHFAVEIFKKMGIKQTLDPNRAPLLKGGKQPIALLGAGPASLSCACFLARLGYEDVTIYERENYFGGLSASEIPQYRLPIDVVQFEINLVKDLGVKLVTGRSLSTKDLTVENLLKNHKAVFIGIGLPEPKIIPIFEGLTTEMGFYTSKNFLPIVANGSKKGMCACKVGGSLPKLNGNVIVLGAGDTAFDCATSALRCGAKKVFVIFRKGFSNIRAVPEEVDLAKDEKCEFIPFMAPKEVIIKDGKITGMRFNRTEQTDDGEWIEDEEQITQLKANYIISAFGSGLYDQDVKKAMFSVHFNRSGLPAINPTTMQSISNPAVFCGGDLAGCAETTVESVNDGKTAAWYMHCFLQVQPNNIPTQLPKFHCPIDDVDISVEMCGLKFENPFGLASAPPATTSAMIRRSFEQGWGFAVTKTFALDKDMVTNVSPRIVRGTTSGQNFGPEQGSFLNIELISEKTAAYWCQSVTELKRDFPTKIVIASIMCSYNQEDWIELAQRAEKSGADALELNLSCPHGMGESGMGLACGQDPILVRQISEWVRAAIKVPFFIKLTPNITDIVSIAMAAYEGKADGVSAINTVQGLMGVRPDATAWPSVGVEKRTTYGGVSGNATRPMALKAISSIANKIPGFPILGIGGIDSAEVALQFLQCGASVLQIGSAIQNQDFTLIEDYCTGLKTLLYLRSIEKTQTWCGQSPPTPRHQRGKPVTTLRDSEGKVLANFGPFALERKEQIHNMRLTLGPLELCDDSLTAIELQNNLNNNTAVTTIKDIIGEALPRIGTYKSLDNKKQVVALINDDMCINCGKCYMACADSGYQAISFDPKTHIPHVTDDCTGCTLCLSVCPIIDCISMVPKMIPHVIKRGLLENETSVHMVHPLEGVCQ